One Desulfovibrio fairfieldensis genomic window carries:
- a CDS encoding glycosyltransferase: MCTREIFLSLIIPCYNEEKTLLSCVERCLVLKEHGVRLELIIVDDCSTDNSVALADNLARKHPEVTLLCHEKNRGKGAALRTGFTRANGDYVGVQDADAEYSPLDYLELLKPLLSGKADVVYGSRYLRQDSRRVLYFWHTWMNRSLTFVSNMFTNLDISDMETCYKLFSRETIQDVVPLLREDRFGFEPEVTALVARLKCRVYECAVHYEPRSYEEGKKTGWRDGVWALYCILHYGAPTAPLPMQVLLYFFIGAVCALANIALFAAFMAASLSLFTATACAFLLAAALNYLLCLAVLFRHKARWSAPGEVLAYLVTLCIMGALDYGVTAGLTGLGLSPVWSKAWSTLVGFVGNFLLRKQLVF, from the coding sequence ATGTGCACTAGAGAGATATTTTTATCCCTTATAATTCCCTGCTATAACGAAGAAAAAACGCTTCTTTCCTGTGTTGAGCGCTGTCTTGTTTTAAAAGAGCATGGCGTCAGGCTTGAGTTGATCATTGTCGATGACTGCTCAACGGATAATAGCGTTGCTCTTGCAGACAATCTCGCCCGCAAGCACCCTGAAGTGACGCTGCTCTGCCATGAAAAAAATCGTGGCAAGGGCGCTGCCCTTCGAACTGGTTTCACTCGCGCCAATGGCGACTATGTGGGCGTTCAGGACGCCGATGCCGAATACTCCCCCCTGGACTATCTGGAACTTCTCAAACCGCTGCTGAGCGGCAAGGCGGATGTTGTTTACGGCTCCCGCTATCTGCGCCAGGACAGCCGGCGAGTGCTCTACTTCTGGCATACCTGGATGAACCGATCTCTGACATTCGTGTCCAATATGTTCACCAATCTGGACATCAGCGACATGGAAACCTGCTATAAGCTCTTTAGCCGGGAGACTATCCAGGACGTCGTGCCACTTTTACGTGAAGACCGTTTCGGATTTGAGCCGGAAGTCACTGCCTTGGTGGCTCGTCTGAAATGCCGAGTTTATGAGTGCGCTGTTCACTATGAACCACGCAGCTATGAGGAGGGGAAAAAAACCGGCTGGCGTGACGGAGTGTGGGCGCTGTACTGCATTTTGCATTACGGGGCGCCTACTGCGCCCCTACCCATGCAGGTACTGCTCTATTTCTTCATCGGCGCTGTCTGCGCCCTGGCCAATATCGCCCTGTTCGCCGCTTTTATGGCCGCCAGCCTGAGCCTTTTCACAGCCACAGCATGCGCCTTTTTGCTGGCGGCGGCCCTCAATTACCTGTTATGCCTCGCTGTTCTTTTCCGCCACAAGGCCCGCTGGTCGGCACCAGGAGAAGTGCTGGCCTATCTCGTCACCCTTTGCATCATGGGCGCTCTGGATTACGGAGTTACCGCCGGCCTGACGGGCTTGGGTCTCTCGCCGGTCTGGAGCAAGGCATGGTCAACGCTGGTCGGCTTTGTGGGTAATTTCTTGCTACGGAAACAGCTTGTCTTTTAA
- a CDS encoding LIC_10190 family membrane protein: protein MLLIFLFLIISIIILTCSGNTLFLILHVRSNNPFLSLWLGIFCITLMGLATSLFLPIGHPFNICLVLLVTFMGIPSTIHNFCTFLKDTRPVQLVLFSLPLFLALLAITLNLAHEWQGQAYDTDLYHAQIVRWLKEYGSPPGLGNVHERLAQTSAWLILAAQMEIGLLNGRSAFLLPGLWLMGGLLYFFYSVCRSPYRPVRLYALCILPILCWQMCSLAPGLYFDRPALLLYLIASAEILPIFLSATVRENPTKRLTVFFVLAAASFLTKPLAIPALFAAILLLTWFLWGAHKLHLRDSLIILFLPTSAAILWLVRNSLVAGWPFFPVAFFQLPVDWAIPVDAVHGVSRAVWGWARLPGPDYPLALEKGLSFWLGPWLERHLADKFFWLTTLCPLILGGVFWLSAFRKPGRKAAKWFFFAWSLLNLVYWFCSAPDPRFGLEFFWGWLALGVVFGLDNEQMNLLKPQLLMITAIPLLIFGSAYSMSKQLPFTAINTLLAPAILPQHPSVSWQELHPGTENAFRLYYPQDDDRCGNAPLPCANTQRPNLCLRQPGSMKNGFRPCTAPHKK, encoded by the coding sequence ATGTTACTCATTTTTTTATTTCTTATAATATCTATTATTATCCTTACTTGTTCCGGAAACACACTATTTTTAATACTGCATGTGCGCTCCAACAACCCCTTTCTTTCCCTTTGGCTTGGTATATTTTGCATCACACTCATGGGCCTTGCCACATCGCTCTTCCTGCCCATCGGACATCCTTTTAACATTTGCCTTGTTTTGCTTGTGACGTTTATGGGTATTCCGTCCACAATACACAATTTTTGCACTTTTCTGAAAGATACGCGTCCCGTCCAGCTTGTCCTCTTTTCCTTACCGTTGTTTCTGGCATTGCTAGCCATAACTCTTAATCTGGCACATGAATGGCAAGGACAAGCCTATGATACCGACCTCTACCACGCTCAAATCGTACGCTGGTTAAAAGAGTACGGCAGCCCCCCAGGGCTGGGCAATGTGCATGAAAGACTGGCTCAGACATCCGCCTGGCTGATTCTGGCAGCCCAGATGGAAATCGGGCTCTTAAACGGCCGAAGCGCCTTTCTGCTGCCTGGCCTCTGGTTAATGGGCGGTTTGCTCTACTTTTTTTATAGCGTCTGCAGATCTCCGTATAGGCCTGTGCGCCTTTACGCGCTTTGCATTCTGCCGATTTTGTGCTGGCAGATGTGCAGTCTTGCCCCCGGCCTTTATTTTGATCGCCCGGCCTTATTGCTCTATCTTATCGCTTCTGCGGAAATACTGCCGATTTTTCTTTCCGCAACCGTCCGGGAAAATCCAACAAAGCGACTGACTGTTTTTTTTGTTCTCGCAGCGGCCTCTTTTCTGACCAAGCCGCTGGCCATCCCGGCACTCTTCGCGGCCATACTGTTACTTACCTGGTTCCTGTGGGGCGCACACAAACTTCATCTGCGCGACAGCCTGATCATTCTGTTTCTGCCAACTTCAGCCGCCATACTCTGGCTTGTTCGCAATTCCCTCGTGGCGGGTTGGCCCTTTTTTCCGGTAGCCTTTTTTCAATTGCCCGTTGACTGGGCTATACCCGTTGACGCTGTGCATGGGGTCAGCCGTGCCGTTTGGGGGTGGGCGCGACTGCCCGGCCCTGATTATCCGCTTGCGCTTGAAAAAGGTCTTTCCTTCTGGCTCGGTCCCTGGCTGGAAAGACATCTTGCTGATAAGTTTTTTTGGCTCACCACGCTGTGCCCGCTTATCCTTGGGGGAGTATTCTGGCTTTCCGCCTTTCGCAAGCCTGGCCGGAAGGCGGCTAAATGGTTCTTTTTTGCTTGGTCGCTGCTCAATCTCGTTTATTGGTTCTGTAGCGCGCCGGATCCCCGATTTGGTTTGGAATTTTTCTGGGGATGGCTGGCTTTGGGCGTGGTATTTGGTCTGGACAATGAGCAGATGAATCTGTTGAAGCCGCAATTGTTGATGATTACGGCAATACCGCTGTTGATATTTGGTTCAGCATATAGTATGAGTAAACAGCTGCCTTTCACAGCGATCAATACCTTGCTGGCCCCTGCGATCCTTCCCCAACATCCCAGTGTGAGCTGGCAAGAACTGCATCCCGGGACAGAGAATGCCTTCCGCCTGTACTATCCACAAGATGATGACCGTTGCGGCAATGCGCCCTTGCCGTGCGCGAATACCCAACGCCCGAACCTTTGCCTCCGCCAACCCGGCAGCATGAAGAATGGATTCCGTCCCTGTACCGCTCCACACAAGAAATGA
- a CDS encoding flagellin — protein MYINHNQMATNVANTLTGHYSDLQTSTKRLSTGLRVNSAADDAAGLAIRELMRTDITALQQGVRNANDAISLIQTADGALGVIDEKLTRMKELAEQAATGTYDSTQRLMIESEYQAMASEITRIANSTDFNGIHLLNGNLSSSSHDGAGMTSTGKMKIHFGTANDSAEDYYYIQIGTSTASALGVGNQATASSTTADARTVSTQEQAQKALVGLTNAVVSKDKIRAHLGALQNRLENTISNLTTQSENLQAAESRISDVDVATEMTSFVRNQILTQSAVAMLSQANSMPQMAMQLIG, from the coding sequence ATGTATATCAATCACAACCAAATGGCCACCAACGTCGCCAACACCCTGACCGGCCACTACAGCGACTTGCAGACCTCGACCAAGCGCTTGTCCACGGGCCTGCGCGTCAATTCCGCGGCTGACGACGCAGCCGGCCTGGCCATCCGCGAGCTGATGCGTACCGACATCACGGCTCTGCAACAGGGCGTGCGCAACGCCAACGACGCCATTTCCCTCATCCAGACCGCCGACGGCGCCCTGGGCGTCATCGACGAAAAGCTGACCCGCATGAAGGAACTGGCCGAACAGGCGGCTACCGGCACCTACGATTCCACCCAGCGTTTGATGATTGAGTCCGAATATCAGGCCATGGCTTCGGAAATTACCCGAATCGCCAACTCCACGGACTTCAACGGCATCCATCTGCTGAACGGCAATCTGTCCAGTAGCTCGCACGACGGCGCGGGAATGACCTCCACCGGCAAGATGAAGATCCACTTCGGCACGGCCAACGACTCGGCGGAAGACTATTACTACATCCAGATCGGTACGAGCACCGCCTCGGCTCTGGGTGTGGGCAATCAGGCCACCGCGAGCAGCACCACGGCCGACGCCCGTACGGTCTCCACCCAGGAACAGGCCCAGAAGGCTCTGGTGGGCCTGACCAACGCCGTGGTCTCCAAGGACAAGATCCGGGCGCATCTGGGCGCCTTGCAGAACCGTCTGGAAAACACCATTTCCAACCTTACCACTCAGTCCGAAAACCTGCAGGCGGCTGAATCGCGCATTTCCGACGTGGACGTGGCCACGGAAATGACGTCATTCGTCCGCAACCAGATCCTCACCCAGTCGGCTGTGGCCATGCTTTCGCAGGCCAACAGCATGCCGCAGATGGCCATGCAGCTCATCGGCTAG
- the fba gene encoding class II fructose-1,6-bisphosphate aldolase, translated as MPLMGPREMFAAAYAGRYAVGAFNVNNMEIVQGIMRAAAEEKSPVILQVSAGARKYAGQTYIMKLVEAALIEDPAVPVVVHLDHGPSFEMCKDCIDGGFTSVMIDGSHLPYEENIALTRQVVDYAHPRGVWVEAELGKLAGVEEHVSSAEHVYTDPDQAVDFVQRTGCDSLAVAIGTSHGAYKFKGEAKLDFPRLEAISAKLPGYPLVLHGASSVPQEFVELCNKYGGQVGGARGVPEDMLRKAAGMGVCKINVDTDIRLALTASIRQFLAEHPEQFDPRSYLAPAREAVKNMVAHKIRNVMGSSGKA; from the coding sequence ATGCCTCTTATGGGTCCCAGAGAAATGTTCGCCGCCGCCTACGCCGGGCGCTACGCCGTAGGCGCGTTCAACGTCAACAATATGGAAATCGTCCAGGGCATCATGCGGGCCGCCGCCGAGGAAAAATCCCCGGTGATCCTCCAGGTTTCCGCCGGAGCCCGCAAATACGCCGGTCAGACCTACATCATGAAACTGGTGGAGGCCGCCCTGATCGAAGACCCCGCCGTGCCCGTGGTGGTGCATCTGGACCACGGCCCCAGCTTCGAGATGTGCAAGGACTGCATTGACGGCGGCTTCACTTCGGTGATGATCGACGGTTCGCACCTGCCCTATGAGGAAAATATCGCCCTGACCAGACAGGTGGTGGACTATGCCCACCCCAGGGGGGTCTGGGTGGAAGCCGAGCTGGGCAAGTTGGCCGGCGTCGAGGAACACGTCAGTTCCGCCGAGCATGTTTACACCGATCCGGACCAGGCGGTGGATTTCGTGCAACGCACGGGCTGCGACTCCCTGGCCGTGGCCATCGGCACCAGCCACGGGGCCTACAAATTCAAGGGCGAGGCCAAACTGGACTTCCCGCGCCTGGAAGCCATCAGCGCCAAGCTGCCCGGCTACCCTCTGGTTCTGCACGGGGCCTCCAGCGTGCCCCAGGAGTTTGTGGAACTGTGCAACAAGTACGGCGGCCAGGTGGGCGGGGCCAGAGGCGTGCCCGAAGACATGTTGCGCAAGGCCGCGGGCATGGGCGTGTGCAAGATCAATGTGGACACGGACATCCGCCTGGCGCTCACCGCCTCCATCCGCCAGTTCCTGGCCGAACATCCGGAACAGTTCGACCCGCGCTCCTACCTTGCCCCGGCCCGCGAGGCCGTCAAGAACATGGTGGCGCACAAGATCCGCAATGTGATGGGTTCTTCGGGGAAAGCTTGA
- the gap gene encoding type I glyceraldehyde-3-phosphate dehydrogenase, with product MPVKLGMNGFGRIGRYLLRLLADDQDLQIAAINARADNAALAYLFKYDSTYGTFAGEVDHDDDGIIVNGRHVAVTRRKAGEWEWKRLGVTLAVETTGTIKDREGLARHLDCGAEKVVISAPGKGVDAMIVMGVNQEIYDPAKQAIISAASCTTNCLAPAVKVVHENFGFRHGLMTTIHSYTMSQRILDGSHKDWRRGRAAAVSMVPSSTGAAKAVGVVMPELEGRINGMSVRVPTFDCSLVDLTCEVEKPCDADAVNAALKAASQGALKDNMGFSEEPLVSIDYRGSTYGGVVDALSTQVLDQTMLKLLVWYDNEAGFTNQLLRLLRMVGKDC from the coding sequence ATGCCCGTAAAATTGGGAATGAACGGCTTCGGCCGCATCGGCCGTTATCTGCTGCGCCTGCTGGCCGACGATCAGGATCTTCAGATCGCGGCCATCAACGCCCGCGCGGACAACGCCGCCCTGGCCTACCTGTTCAAATACGACTCCACCTACGGCACGTTTGCCGGTGAAGTGGATCATGATGACGACGGCATCATCGTCAACGGACGCCACGTCGCGGTGACCCGCCGCAAGGCCGGGGAATGGGAGTGGAAACGCCTGGGCGTGACCCTTGCCGTGGAAACCACGGGCACCATCAAGGACCGCGAGGGTCTGGCCCGGCATCTGGACTGCGGGGCCGAAAAGGTGGTCATTTCCGCGCCGGGCAAGGGCGTGGACGCCATGATCGTCATGGGCGTGAACCAGGAGATCTATGATCCGGCCAAGCAGGCCATCATCTCCGCCGCGTCCTGCACCACCAACTGCCTGGCCCCGGCGGTCAAGGTCGTGCATGAGAACTTCGGCTTCCGCCACGGCCTGATGACCACCATCCATTCCTACACCATGAGCCAGCGCATTCTGGACGGCTCGCACAAGGACTGGCGGCGCGGCCGGGCCGCGGCCGTCTCCATGGTGCCGTCCAGCACGGGCGCGGCCAAGGCCGTGGGCGTGGTCATGCCTGAACTGGAAGGCCGGATCAACGGCATGTCCGTGCGCGTGCCCACCTTTGACTGCTCGCTGGTGGACCTGACCTGTGAGGTGGAAAAGCCCTGTGACGCCGACGCCGTCAACGCGGCGCTCAAGGCCGCCAGCCAGGGCGCGCTCAAGGATAACATGGGCTTTTCCGAGGAGCCCCTGGTTTCCATCGACTACAGGGGCAGCACCTACGGCGGCGTGGTGGACGCCCTGTCCACCCAGGTGCTGGACCAGACCATGCTCAAGCTGCTGGTCTGGTACGACAATGAGGCGGGCTTCACCAACCAGTTGCTGCGCCTGCTGCGCATGGTGGGCAAGGACTGCTGA
- a CDS encoding RHS repeat domain-containing protein, translating to MGSFRALINGAGSIVKHVDYDSFGNVLFDSLPELYIPLGFGGGIVDRATGLVQFGCRHYDPEVGRFISPDPAKDRRGDGDLYDYCVDDPVGRVDRNGRFFFLPLLAGIGGGAVMGLLGSWFAAKSADNMKEERTGKALCI from the coding sequence GTGGGCTCGTTCCGCGCCCTGATCAACGGCGCGGGCAGCATCGTCAAGCACGTGGACTATGACAGCTTCGGCAATGTGCTCTTCGACAGCCTGCCGGAATTGTACATTCCGCTGGGTTTCGGCGGAGGGATTGTGGACAGGGCTACGGGCCTGGTGCAGTTCGGTTGCCGGCACTATGATCCGGAGGTGGGCCGCTTCATCAGCCCTGACCCGGCCAAAGACCGGCGCGGCGACGGCGACCTCTACGACTATTGCGTGGACGATCCCGTGGGCAGGGTGGATCGGAACGGCCGTTTTTTCTTCCTGCCCCTGTTGGCGGGCATCGGCGGCGGCGCTGTCATGGGCCTGCTCGGTTCCTGGTTCGCCGCCAAGTCGGCGGACAACATGAAGGAAGAGCGGACGGGCAAAGCCTTATGTATATAG
- the surE gene encoding 5'/3'-nucleotidase SurE, with protein sequence MDVLLTNDDGIRAPGLRAMYAALLEAGHSVHVVAPMRQQSGVGHSLTVFDPLRAMEFEEPGFRGTGIYGTPTDCVKLALGRLLPRKPDMVISGINAGPNVGPDILYSGTVGAATEAAHEDLPSLAVSHDDHLGNGDLLPQARHAVALAGRIDWSRLAPRRVINLNYPAGTLDEAKGLRACPQTSAVWKNVYLERFDPRGAPYWWLEGEIPAHTINAGSDKDLLNRGYITVTPLCFEFTDHAGLKELEGMELG encoded by the coding sequence ATGGACGTTCTGCTGACCAACGACGACGGCATCCGGGCTCCGGGCCTCAGGGCCATGTACGCGGCCCTGCTGGAAGCCGGGCATAGCGTGCATGTGGTGGCCCCCATGCGCCAGCAATCCGGGGTGGGGCATTCCCTCACGGTCTTCGACCCCCTGCGGGCCATGGAATTCGAGGAGCCCGGCTTCAGGGGCACGGGCATATACGGCACGCCCACGGACTGCGTCAAGCTGGCCCTGGGCCGCCTGCTGCCGCGCAAGCCGGACATGGTGATTTCCGGCATCAACGCCGGGCCCAATGTGGGGCCGGACATCCTTTATTCCGGCACGGTGGGCGCGGCCACGGAAGCGGCCCATGAGGATCTGCCCAGCCTGGCCGTCTCCCATGACGACCATCTGGGCAACGGGGATCTGCTGCCCCAGGCCCGTCACGCCGTGGCTCTGGCCGGACGCATCGACTGGTCCCGCCTGGCCCCTCGCCGGGTGATCAACCTCAATTACCCGGCGGGAACCCTGGATGAGGCCAAGGGCCTGCGCGCCTGCCCGCAGACCAGCGCGGTCTGGAAAAACGTCTATCTGGAGCGTTTTGATCCGCGCGGCGCGCCCTACTGGTGGCTGGAAGGCGAAATCCCGGCTCATACCATCAACGCCGGGTCGGACAAGGACCTGCTCAACCGGGGCTATATCACTGTGACGCCGCTTTGTTTTGAATTCACGGATCACGCGGGCCTGAAAGAACTGGAAGGCATGGAGCTGGGATAG
- a CDS encoding flagellin, producing MYINHNQMASNVANTLTSHYGNLQTSTKRLSTGLRVNSAADDAAGLAIRELMRTDITALQQGVRNANDAISLIQTADGALGVIDEKLTRMKELAEQAATGTYDSTQRLMIESEYQAMASEITRIANATDFNGIHLLNGNLSGSTHSGAALSATGKLKVHFGTANDSAEDYYYIQIGASTASALGVGNQATASSTTADARTVSTQEQAQKALLGLTNAVVSKDKIRAHLGALQNRLENTISNLTTQAENLQSAESRISDVDVATEMTSFVRNQILTQSSVAMLSQANSMQQMAMQLIG from the coding sequence ATGTATATCAATCATAACCAGATGGCCTCCAACGTGGCCAACACCCTCACATCCCATTACGGAAATCTGCAAACCTCAACCAAGCGCCTGTCCACGGGCCTGCGCGTCAATTCCGCGGCTGACGACGCCGCCGGCCTGGCCATCCGCGAGCTGATGCGCACCGACATCACGGCTCTGCAACAGGGCGTGCGCAACGCCAACGACGCCATTTCCCTCATCCAGACCGCCGACGGCGCCTTGGGCGTCATCGACGAAAAGCTGACCCGCATGAAGGAACTGGCCGAACAGGCGGCTACCGGCACCTACGATTCCACCCAGCGTTTGATGATTGAGTCCGAATATCAGGCCATGGCTTCGGAAATCACCCGAATCGCCAATGCCACGGACTTCAACGGCATCCATCTGCTGAACGGCAATCTGTCCGGCAGCACGCACAGCGGCGCGGCTCTCAGCGCCACCGGCAAGCTGAAGGTGCACTTCGGCACGGCCAACGACTCGGCGGAAGACTATTACTACATTCAGATCGGCGCGAGCACCGCCTCGGCCCTGGGTGTGGGCAATCAGGCGACCGCCAGCAGCACCACAGCCGACGCCCGTACGGTCTCCACCCAGGAACAGGCCCAGAAGGCTCTGCTGGGCCTGACCAACGCCGTGGTCTCCAAGGACAAGATCCGGGCGCATCTGGGCGCGTTGCAGAACCGCCTGGAAAACACCATTTCCAACCTTACCACCCAAGCCGAGAATCTGCAGTCGGCTGAATCGCGCATTTCCGACGTGGACGTGGCCACGGAAATGACGTCGTTCGTCCGCAACCAGATTCTTACCCAGTCGTCGGTGGCCATGCTGTCGCAAGCCAACAGCATGCAGCAGATGGCCATGCAGCTCATCGGCTAG